A portion of the Streptomyces coeruleoprunus genome contains these proteins:
- a CDS encoding NADH-quinone oxidoreductase subunit C produces the protein MNTPTPDAPDFDTLPDHVTEVFGADATAERTYDLLTVDVPAASWTAALETARDRLGCTYFDWLSAVDEPGTGFRVCAHVAALDNPGVRRLMLRTTVPHTAPTLPTAVGVYAGAAWHERETHEMFGIAFEGHPHLVHLLLPENFEGHPLRKDFVLAARVAKAWPGAKEPGESEHGGPKRRQMLPPGVPDPNEWGPLKGQLPPAPARPARAAAGERPVRRARTAGEGSASQTAEGTAPPRRARTAAAGSASQTAEGTAPPRRARTAGEGSASQTAEGTAPPRRARTAGEGSASQTAEGTAPPRRARTAGEGSASQTAEGTAPPRRARTAGEGSASQTAEGTAPPRRARTAGEGSASQTAEGTAPPRRARTAGEGSASQTAEGTAPPRRARTAGEGSASQRATDAPAPARRDRTSSEGSASQRPRTTDAPWNNPRPAFDDAEPQPTPEAAPAPEAAAAPETAPAPKPAPEAAPAPKPAPEAAPAPEPAPEAAPAPKPAAEAVAAPEPAPEAAPAPEPAAEAVAAPEPAPEAAAAPGAAAAQAPTPEAKPTPEQRPAADPEPATEPTPAPEATPAPEAKPTPEPEPTAGPEPTAGPEPTAGPEPTAGPEPTAGPEPTAGPEPTAGPAAEQTPEPAAEPTDSAPAPAADSTPTTDSTPAPAQDNESGDERRRPEGDA, from the coding sequence ATGAACACGCCCACCCCCGACGCCCCCGACTTCGACACCCTGCCGGACCACGTCACCGAGGTCTTCGGCGCCGACGCCACGGCCGAGCGCACCTACGACCTCCTGACCGTCGACGTCCCGGCCGCCTCCTGGACCGCCGCGCTCGAAACCGCCCGCGACCGGCTGGGCTGCACCTACTTCGACTGGCTCAGCGCCGTCGACGAGCCCGGCACCGGCTTCCGCGTCTGCGCGCACGTCGCAGCCCTGGACAACCCGGGGGTGCGCCGCCTCATGCTGCGCACCACCGTCCCGCACACCGCGCCGACCCTGCCCACCGCGGTCGGTGTGTACGCGGGCGCCGCCTGGCACGAGCGCGAGACGCACGAGATGTTCGGCATCGCCTTCGAGGGCCATCCCCACCTGGTCCACCTCCTCCTCCCGGAGAACTTCGAGGGCCACCCCCTGCGCAAGGACTTCGTCCTGGCCGCCCGCGTGGCCAAGGCGTGGCCGGGCGCCAAGGAGCCGGGCGAGTCCGAGCACGGCGGCCCCAAGCGGCGCCAGATGCTGCCGCCGGGCGTCCCCGACCCGAACGAGTGGGGCCCCCTCAAGGGCCAGCTGCCCCCCGCCCCGGCCCGCCCCGCGCGCGCCGCGGCGGGCGAGCGCCCCGTCCGCCGCGCCCGCACCGCCGGCGAGGGCTCCGCGAGCCAGACCGCCGAGGGCACCGCCCCACCCCGCCGCGCCCGCACCGCCGCCGCGGGTTCGGCCAGCCAGACCGCCGAGGGCACGGCCCCGCCCCGCCGCGCCCGCACCGCCGGCGAGGGCTCCGCGAGCCAGACCGCCGAGGGCACGGCCCCGCCCCGCCGCGCCCGCACCGCCGGCGAGGGCTCCGCGAGCCAGACCGCCGAGGGCACGGCCCCGCCGCGCCGCGCCCGCACCGCCGGCGAGGGCTCCGCGAGCCAGACCGCCGAGGGCACGGCCCCGCCCCGCCGCGCCCGCACCGCCGGCGAGGGCTCCGCGAGCCAGACCGCCGAGGGCACGGCCCCGCCGCGCCGCGCCCGCACCGCCGGCGAGGGCTCCGCGAGCCAGACCGCCGAGGGCACGGCCCCGCCCCGCCGCGCCCGCACCGCCGGCGAGGGCTCCGCGAGCCAGACCGCCGAGGGCACGGCCCCGCCCCGCCGCGCCCGCACCGCCGGCGAGGGTTCGGCCAGCCAGCGCGCGACGGACGCTCCCGCACCCGCGCGCCGCGACCGCACGTCGAGCGAGGGCTCGGCCTCCCAACGCCCCCGCACCACGGACGCCCCCTGGAACAACCCCCGCCCAGCCTTCGACGACGCCGAACCGCAGCCGACCCCGGAGGCGGCACCCGCACCGGAGGCAGCGGCTGCCCCCGAGACGGCGCCCGCGCCGAAGCCGGCACCTGAGGCGGCGCCCGCACCGAAGCCGGCACCCGAGGCGGCGCCAGCACCGGAGCCGGCACCTGAGGCGGCGCCCGCGCCGAAGCCGGCCGCGGAGGCGGTGGCTGCACCGGAGCCGGCACCCGAGGCGGCGCCCGCGCCGGAGCCGGCCGCGGAGGCGGTGGCCGCGCCGGAGCCAGCACCCGAAGCGGCGGCTGCACCAGGAGCGGCGGCCGCGCAGGCACCCACGCCGGAGGCGAAGCCCACCCCCGAGCAGCGGCCCGCAGCCGATCCGGAGCCCGCAACCGAGCCGACCCCGGCTCCGGAGGCGACCCCGGCTCCGGAGGCGAAGCCGACGCCCGAGCCGGAGCCGACCGCTGGGCCGGAGCCGACCGCTGGGCCGGAGCCGACCGCTGGGCCGGAGCCGACCGCTGGGCCGGAGCCGACCGCTGGGCCGGAGCCGACCGCTGGGCCGGAGCCGACCGCTGGGCCGGCGGCCGAGCAGACTCCTGAGCCGGCCGCCGAACCGACCGACTCCGCTCCCGCCCCCGCAGCAGACTCCACGCCCACCACCGACTCCACCCCCGCCCCCGCGCAGGACAACGAGTCCGGTGACGAGCGCCGACGCCCCGAAGGAGACGCGTGA
- a CDS encoding NADH-quinone oxidoreductase subunit B family protein — MDVTPGATPEPVTSEQAAAPAPVLLPEPKRLGVLSRLAPEPMKVVLNWGRRYSLWVFNFGLACCAIEFIAASMARHDFIRLGVIPFAPGPRQADLMVVSGTVTDKMAPAVKRLYEQMPEPKYVISFGACSNCGGPYWDSYSVTKGVDQIIPVDVYVPGCPPRPEALLQGILKLQEKIARESLHERYGHGGTSRPSTAALRSGLVTPPPAPETAQGGDKR, encoded by the coding sequence GGACGTGACTCCCGGCGCCACCCCCGAGCCGGTGACCTCGGAGCAGGCCGCCGCCCCGGCGCCCGTGCTCCTGCCCGAGCCGAAGCGGCTGGGCGTGCTGTCACGGCTGGCGCCCGAACCGATGAAGGTGGTCCTGAACTGGGGCCGCCGCTACAGCCTGTGGGTCTTCAACTTCGGCCTGGCCTGCTGCGCCATCGAGTTCATCGCCGCTTCGATGGCCCGGCACGACTTCATCCGCCTCGGCGTGATCCCCTTCGCGCCCGGGCCCCGCCAGGCCGACCTGATGGTCGTCTCCGGCACGGTCACCGACAAGATGGCCCCCGCCGTGAAGCGCCTGTACGAGCAGATGCCGGAGCCGAAGTACGTCATCTCCTTCGGCGCCTGCTCCAACTGCGGCGGGCCCTACTGGGACTCGTACTCCGTCACCAAGGGCGTCGACCAGATCATCCCCGTCGACGTCTACGTGCCGGGCTGCCCGCCGCGTCCCGAGGCGCTGCTCCAGGGCATCCTCAAGCTCCAGGAGAAGATCGCCCGCGAGTCGCTGCACGAGCGCTACGGCCACGGCGGGACCTCCCGCCCGTCGACCGCCGCACTCCGCAGCGGCCTCGTCACGCCGCCGCCGGCACCGGAAACGGCCCAGGGGGGAGACAAGCGATGA